DNA from Streptomyces sp. Edi4:
GCCCAGAGCAGGGGCCCGACCACGTACCCCACGGCGTAGCCGCACGACATGTAGGCGACCACGTACAGCACCGGGGCGCCGTAGTTGTAGCCCCAGCCCGCGGCACCCAGATAGCTGAAACTGGTGTAGCTCTCGCCGGCCATCAGGACCCAGATGAACACGGTCCCAAGGCTCCGCCCGCCGACGGACCACTCGGCGAGCCCGCCCCCTCCTTCGGCCCTTCGGCCACGGACGGCGAGCAGCCCGAGTGCGACCGTGCCGACCATGAAGGCGCCGAAGATGGTCGTGGCGACGGCGGCGCTGCTCATCGCTCGCCCCCCGCCGCCGGTGCCGGCTTCGTTGCCGCCGCCGCTGCCGCTGCCGCGCGGGCGCGACGGTCGCCCCGCCAGGTGAACCAGATGGCGAGCGGCGTCAGCAGCGTCGCGATCAGCAGCCACAAGAAGAGGAAGGGGAGCCCGAACACCACGGGCCGCACCTTGTTCACGAAGGGCAGCGCCCCCAGGTAGAGCAGGTAGGGCACCCCGAGCCAGAGCACATGAGATCGACGACGACGCATACCCGAACGCTAGCGCGGCCGGCTCGACGTCAACTTGCCCCACACAACCAGGCGGTAGGTGGAGGTGAACTCGGGCGTACAGGTGGTGAGTGTGAGGTAGTGCCCGGGCGCGCTGTACCCGTACGAGGGCTTGACATCACTATGGGGAACGGCCGCTATGGTTCCGCCGTCGCGCGCCGAGGTCTGGGGCAGCACGGAATCGACAACGTACGTATAGACGGCGTCCCGCGTCTCCACCACCACCTCGTCCCCCGTCCGCAGCTTGTCGAGGTGGCGGAAGGGCTCCCCGTGAGTGTTGCGGTGCCCGGCGAGCGCGAAGTTGCCCGCCTGCCCCGGCTGTGCGCTCCCCGGATAGTGCCCGACGTACCCC
Protein-coding regions in this window:
- a CDS encoding DUF3311 domain-containing protein, which encodes MRRRRSHVLWLGVPYLLYLGALPFVNKVRPVVFGLPFLFLWLLIATLLTPLAIWFTWRGDRRARAAAAAAAATKPAPAAGGER